A genome region from Mycobacterium florentinum includes the following:
- a CDS encoding MCE family protein, with amino-acid sequence MILASVLAVVLVAGAAAWMWWPSERTNVVGYFDNANGIFVGDDVVILGVSVGKIEKIEPQPDRVKVSFWYDAKYKVPADANAVVLSPSLVTVRALQLTPVYTGGPAMTNGTVLPLARTAVPVEWDDLRAQLEKLTDVLQPTQPGGVSTLGEFIDTAASNLRGQGADIREAIIHLSQAVSALADHSGDLFGSFKNLAALVHALRDSGGLLRQLNQNLNAVSSALADNEIGAYMKVLNDNLDPIIDFLNEHRETLGVTSDKLAELTDALVQSLDDVKQALHVGPNVFQNVLNIYQPSQLAFTGALALQNFANPLQFLCSAVQAASRLGAEQSAKLCVQYMAPIIKNRQVNFLPLGFNPFVGQSARPNEVTYSEDFLRPDYIPPSGPPPTEAFRHVPDPAGPLPPANEIFNYFGNGMINTNAPYVPAKPANPLPVDPASGLRSMMLPSVVENMGDVGGGQ; translated from the coding sequence ATGATCTTGGCGTCGGTGTTGGCAGTCGTACTCGTTGCCGGGGCGGCGGCGTGGATGTGGTGGCCGAGTGAACGCACGAATGTCGTCGGATACTTCGACAACGCCAACGGCATCTTCGTCGGTGACGACGTAGTGATCCTCGGCGTATCGGTCGGCAAGATCGAGAAAATCGAGCCGCAGCCCGACCGCGTCAAGGTCTCGTTCTGGTACGACGCCAAGTACAAAGTGCCCGCCGATGCCAATGCGGTCGTGCTGTCCCCGTCGCTGGTGACGGTCCGGGCCCTTCAACTGACCCCCGTCTACACGGGAGGCCCGGCGATGACCAACGGCACCGTGCTGCCGCTGGCTCGTACCGCCGTCCCGGTGGAGTGGGACGATCTGCGCGCGCAGCTCGAGAAGCTCACCGACGTCCTACAACCCACCCAACCCGGTGGGGTCAGCACGTTGGGCGAATTCATCGACACCGCGGCCAGCAACCTTCGCGGCCAGGGGGCCGACATCCGAGAGGCGATAATCCATCTGTCCCAGGCGGTTTCGGCGCTTGCCGATCACAGCGGCGATTTGTTCGGATCGTTCAAGAACCTGGCGGCACTGGTGCACGCGCTGCGTGACAGCGGCGGACTGCTTCGCCAACTCAACCAAAACCTGAACGCGGTGTCGTCGGCGTTGGCCGACAACGAGATTGGCGCGTACATGAAGGTGCTCAACGACAACCTCGACCCGATCATCGACTTCCTCAATGAGCATCGTGAGACGCTGGGCGTCACGTCGGACAAGCTGGCGGAGTTGACCGATGCATTGGTGCAGAGTCTCGACGACGTGAAGCAGGCGCTGCACGTGGGGCCCAACGTGTTTCAGAACGTTTTGAACATCTATCAGCCGTCGCAGCTCGCGTTCACCGGCGCGCTGGCATTGCAGAACTTCGCCAATCCACTGCAGTTCCTGTGTTCGGCGGTGCAGGCGGCATCGAGGCTGGGTGCCGAGCAATCCGCCAAACTCTGCGTGCAATACATGGCGCCCATCATCAAGAACCGTCAGGTTAATTTCTTGCCGCTGGGATTCAACCCATTCGTCGGGCAATCGGCGCGTCCCAATGAGGTCACTTACAGCGAGGACTTTTTGCGGCCGGACTACATTCCGCCGTCGGGGCCGCCGCCGACGGAGGCGTTCCGTCATGTGCCGGATCCCGCAGGGCCGCTGCCGCCCGCGAACGAGATTTTCAACTACTTCGGCAACGGGATGATCAACACGAACGCGCCTTACGTACCGGCCAAACCGGCAAACCCGCTTCCGGTCGATCCGGCCAGCGGCCTGCGCTCAATGATGTTGCCGAGCGTCGTGGAAAACATGGGAGACGTCGGAGGTGGGCAGTGA
- a CDS encoding MCE family protein, which translates to MSLSSWRRCGALLLITVAVATASGCGALRGFRGANSLPLPGRAGEGPGSYTIQAQMPDVQNLKENSRVELNNVVIGNVAKVERQGWHALVTMKIEPDVKLPANSTATIGQTSLLGTLHIELATPPGVAPEGRLHDGSVISLSSASGYPTTEQSLGALSLVLNGGGLGQLQDITRALSTAFTGREQDLRSLIGQLDKFTAYLDDQKHDIIRALDSFNNLVGQFAEHKPVLDRALKTIPDALAVLNNERGKLGEALDQFGNASNPGSDVLEQSKDNLIKELGDLGPVLKSLANSGVALTRSLDYLTVPLFSKPPVAKWIRGDYGNLTAIIDLTLSRIDSSFFTGTRWEGNLTELEMQWGRTLGVMPSPYTARNPLVAPYQFNQGP; encoded by the coding sequence GTGAGCCTCAGTAGCTGGCGCCGTTGCGGTGCGCTGCTTCTCATCACGGTGGCCGTAGCCACGGCTTCGGGTTGTGGTGCGCTCCGGGGCTTCCGGGGCGCAAACTCGCTACCGCTGCCGGGTCGGGCGGGGGAAGGGCCGGGGTCCTACACAATCCAGGCGCAGATGCCGGATGTGCAGAACCTCAAGGAGAACTCCCGTGTCGAACTCAACAATGTGGTGATCGGCAATGTGGCCAAGGTGGAACGTCAAGGCTGGCACGCGCTGGTCACCATGAAGATCGAGCCCGACGTCAAGCTCCCGGCAAATTCAACGGCCACGATTGGTCAGACCAGCCTGCTGGGCACGTTGCACATCGAACTTGCCACGCCCCCCGGTGTCGCGCCGGAGGGCCGGTTGCATGACGGATCGGTGATTTCATTGTCGTCGGCCAGTGGCTACCCGACCACCGAGCAGTCGCTGGGCGCCCTGTCGCTCGTGCTCAACGGTGGCGGCTTGGGCCAGCTTCAAGACATCACCCGGGCATTGAGCACCGCGTTTACTGGTCGTGAACAAGACCTGAGAAGTCTGATTGGGCAGTTGGATAAGTTCACCGCCTACCTAGACGATCAAAAACACGACATCATCCGTGCGTTGGACAGCTTCAACAACTTGGTCGGCCAATTCGCCGAACACAAGCCGGTTCTCGATAGGGCGCTGAAGACCATTCCGGATGCGTTGGCGGTCTTGAACAACGAGCGCGGAAAGCTGGGCGAAGCCCTCGATCAATTCGGCAATGCCAGCAACCCTGGTTCGGACGTTCTCGAACAATCCAAGGACAACCTGATCAAGGAACTCGGCGATCTCGGTCCGGTCCTGAAGTCGCTAGCCAACTCCGGCGTTGCGCTAACCCGCAGCCTGGACTACCTCACGGTGCCTTTGTTCTCGAAACCGCCAGTGGCCAAATGGATCCGGGGCGATTACGGAAACTTGACGGCGATCATCGACTTGACGCTGAGCCGCATCGACTCGTCGTTCTTCACCGGCACTCGATGGGAAGGCAATCTCACCGAACTCGAGATGCAGTGGGGCCGCACCCTCGGGGTGATGCCCAGCCCCTACACCGCGCGCAACCCACTCGTTGCGCCCTACCAGTTCAACCAGGGGCCGTGA
- a CDS encoding MCE family protein, which yields MRLSRRTMITLAIFSVISIVSAGLVGLYYAHLPAVYLGIGRYTVKVQLERAGELYRAGNVTYRGVEVGKVSKVQLSDSGVEAVLSLNSDYKIPADLTASVHSASAIGEQYVDLVPRSGKGPMLKNGDVIPQDRTTIPPNINSLLLAATRGLNAIPRGNLKTVVDESYTAVGGLGPELSRFIGGGATLAIDARKNLDAILTLIDEPMPLLESQIDSADSIQGWAAHLAHVSKDIQTAEQNGGNFGGWLNKIGPTFDTIRQVIDRVEPTLPDAVSNLDKVGEVGLTYRDNLEALLVQLPQIVADAQAIQLPDKDLKGPYRGLQLDFNLNLNWPPACTTGFFPVQQQRSAVFEDTPPRPPGLVYCRIPQDSHFNAVRGARNYPCETRPGKRAATVKQCESNEPYIPLNDGYNWKGDPNATLTGQGVPQFDPGEPIPAGFPGGPPAPTGQAPAASLGQAPPIAAAEFDPATGEYVGPDGQRYKQPTLAGGAGKERTWQQMLTPPTGS from the coding sequence ATGCGACTGAGTCGGCGAACCATGATCACCCTGGCGATCTTCTCCGTGATTTCCATCGTCTCGGCCGGGCTGGTCGGTCTGTACTACGCACACTTGCCCGCCGTGTATCTCGGAATCGGCCGGTACACGGTGAAGGTGCAGCTGGAGCGGGCGGGGGAGTTGTATCGCGCCGGCAACGTCACGTACCGCGGTGTCGAGGTCGGCAAGGTGTCCAAGGTGCAGCTGTCCGACTCTGGGGTCGAGGCGGTGCTCTCGCTCAACTCGGACTACAAGATCCCTGCCGATCTCACCGCGAGCGTGCACAGTGCCTCGGCGATCGGTGAGCAGTACGTGGATCTGGTGCCGCGCAGCGGCAAGGGCCCCATGCTCAAGAACGGTGACGTGATCCCGCAGGATCGGACCACCATTCCGCCGAATATCAATTCACTGCTGTTGGCGGCCACTCGCGGCCTCAACGCGATCCCGCGCGGCAACCTCAAGACGGTGGTCGACGAGTCCTACACCGCGGTGGGGGGACTCGGGCCGGAACTGTCTCGATTCATCGGCGGCGGAGCCACATTGGCCATCGACGCCCGCAAAAACCTGGACGCGATCTTGACCCTGATCGACGAGCCGATGCCGTTGCTGGAAAGCCAGATCGACTCCGCGGATTCGATTCAGGGCTGGGCCGCGCACCTGGCCCACGTCTCCAAAGACATTCAGACGGCCGAGCAAAACGGCGGCAACTTCGGCGGATGGCTTAACAAGATCGGCCCGACGTTCGACACGATCCGCCAGGTGATCGACCGGGTTGAGCCGACGCTTCCGGACGCGGTGTCCAACCTGGACAAGGTCGGTGAGGTCGGACTGACTTACCGCGACAACCTGGAGGCGCTGCTGGTCCAGCTGCCGCAGATTGTTGCCGACGCCCAGGCGATCCAACTGCCCGACAAGGATCTCAAGGGTCCGTATCGGGGTCTTCAACTGGACTTCAACCTGAACCTGAACTGGCCGCCTGCGTGTACGACCGGGTTCTTCCCGGTTCAGCAGCAGCGCTCGGCAGTGTTCGAGGACACTCCGCCGCGTCCGCCGGGGCTGGTGTATTGCCGGATACCGCAGGATTCGCACTTCAACGCGGTTCGCGGTGCGCGCAACTATCCGTGTGAAACACGGCCCGGCAAGCGGGCCGCTACGGTCAAGCAGTGCGAAAGCAATGAGCCCTACATTCCGCTCAACGATGGCTATAACTGGAAGGGCGATCCGAACGCGACGCTGACCGGGCAGGGTGTTCCACAATTTGATCCGGGGGAGCCGATTCCCGCGGGATTCCCCGGGGGGCCGCCGGCTCCGACGGGGCAAGCCCCAGCGGCTTCGCTGGGGCAGGCGCCGCCGATCGCGGCAGCCGAATTTGATCCGGCCACCGGGGAGTATGTTGGTCCGGACGGGCAAAGGTACAAGCAGCCCACGCTGGCTGGGGGTGCCGGCAAGGAGCGAACATGGCAGCAAATGCTGACACCCCCGACGGGGAGCTGA
- a CDS encoding tetratricopeptide repeat protein, whose product MAANADTPDGELNKTADNVTSDSDVDEAEDYDAAVADDVTDDDVTDEEDAGDEDAGEDDAGDEDPAPAKRSQLRLAAIVGATIIVALAATVGWLGFRSYQSHQAESQRQMFLQIGRQCALNLTTIDWQHAEGDVQRVLDSATGQFYDQFSKRKQPFIDVLKKAQSKSVGTITEAGVESESGDKAQVLVAVSIKTTNLGVEDQAPRQWRMRITVEKSGSDTKISNVAFVP is encoded by the coding sequence ATGGCAGCAAATGCTGACACCCCCGACGGGGAGCTGAATAAGACGGCAGACAACGTAACTTCGGATAGCGACGTCGACGAGGCCGAGGACTACGACGCCGCAGTCGCAGACGACGTCACTGACGACGACGTCACTGACGAAGAAGACGCCGGCGACGAGGATGCCGGCGAAGACGACGCCGGCGACGAGGATCCGGCGCCGGCCAAGCGGTCGCAGTTGCGATTGGCGGCGATCGTCGGGGCGACCATCATCGTCGCCCTGGCAGCCACCGTCGGGTGGCTGGGTTTCCGTTCGTATCAGTCGCATCAGGCCGAATCGCAGCGCCAGATGTTTCTTCAGATCGGACGGCAATGCGCGCTGAACCTGACGACGATTGATTGGCAGCACGCCGAGGGAGACGTTCAGCGCGTTCTGGACTCGGCGACTGGTCAGTTCTACGACCAATTCTCCAAGCGCAAGCAACCTTTCATCGACGTGCTCAAGAAGGCACAGTCCAAGTCGGTGGGAACAATCACCGAAGCGGGTGTGGAATCCGAGTCGGGCGATAAGGCACAGGTGCTGGTCGCCGTGTCGATCAAGACCACCAATCTCGGTGTGGAGGATCAGGCGCCTCGGCAGTGGCGAATGCGAATCACGGTGGAAAAGTCGGGTAGCGATACCAAAATCTCCAACGTCGCCTTTGTCCCATGA
- a CDS encoding CAP domain-containing protein yields MTASELARRASALPTLAMFSATVVALGAATAAPIANADNNRLNNGIAQSVYSVKRQAGCTTDLKNNPALELAAQRHAEDILGNRALDGDIGSDGSTAQARAQAAGYRGTVAETVAILPSASINGIDILGNWYYRPDYFAIMSNCANTQIGVRSVNSPDRSVLVAVYGQPG; encoded by the coding sequence ATGACCGCCAGCGAGCTCGCTCGACGCGCCTCGGCGCTCCCGACCTTGGCCATGTTTAGTGCCACTGTAGTTGCGCTGGGCGCCGCCACCGCCGCGCCGATAGCAAACGCCGACAACAATCGGCTCAACAACGGGATCGCCCAAAGCGTCTACAGCGTCAAACGCCAGGCCGGATGCACGACCGACTTGAAGAACAACCCGGCGCTCGAGCTGGCGGCGCAGCGCCACGCTGAGGACATCCTCGGAAACCGGGCCCTCGACGGCGATATCGGCTCGGACGGGTCGACCGCGCAGGCCCGCGCCCAAGCGGCGGGCTACCGGGGCACGGTCGCCGAAACTGTGGCCATCCTGCCGTCAGCGTCGATCAACGGCATTGACATCCTTGGGAATTGGTACTACCGGCCCGACTACTTCGCGATCATGTCCAACTGCGCGAACACCCAGATCGGCGTGCGATCGGTGAACAGCCCGGATCGCAGCGTGCTGGTCGCGGTCTACGGCCAGCCTGGTTAA
- a CDS encoding lipoprotein LpqH: protein MSNRVSLVAAAALVIGSGAACSSEALAEQAAGTLPPGSAQVAIDGNQLPAMQSVRCAPPERHLSTISAGNDESGLTVMVSNAGKLTVEFVRIRNLDGFSGDYNQGLAGNDATVVLNDSTYQIAGVAVGYGPKSPEPTKTPFTIKVSC from the coding sequence GTGTCGAATAGGGTTTCGTTGGTCGCTGCAGCCGCGTTGGTGATCGGCAGCGGCGCCGCGTGCTCGTCGGAGGCGCTGGCGGAACAAGCCGCGGGAACGTTGCCCCCGGGCTCGGCGCAGGTTGCCATCGACGGCAATCAACTCCCCGCCATGCAGTCCGTACGGTGCGCGCCGCCGGAGCGGCACTTGAGCACGATCTCCGCGGGCAATGACGAGTCGGGCCTAACCGTGATGGTGTCCAACGCGGGCAAGCTCACCGTTGAATTTGTCCGGATCCGTAATCTCGACGGCTTTTCCGGTGACTACAACCAGGGTCTGGCAGGCAACGACGCCACCGTCGTTCTAAACGACAGCACGTACCAGATTGCCGGTGTCGCGGTGGGTTACGGCCCGAAGTCTCCCGAGCCGACGAAGACGCCCTTCACGATCAAGGTGTCGTGCTGA
- a CDS encoding alpha/beta hydrolase-fold protein codes for MRVASAVILAVALWGITATASSTVTVQAAPNFESLMVPSAAMGRDIPVAFMGGGPHAVYLLDAFNAAPGVSNWVTAGNAMNTLAGKGISVVAPADGAYSMYTDWDQDRGKQWDTFLSSELPDWLAANKGLAPGGHGAVGAAQGGYAALALATFHPDRFRYAGSLSGVLTPERTGVNGAITNVLKNEGGVDPVNMWGAPQFGRWQWHSPNVHVVRLVDQNTRLWVFSPAAGSPSDGGAVGAFPDIWQSTCRDFYASYRAAGGHNGHFDLGAGGGNDWGTWSQQLGALSGDLASNIR; via the coding sequence ATGCGGGTTGCCAGCGCTGTCATCCTCGCCGTCGCGCTGTGGGGCATCACGGCGACAGCCAGTTCCACCGTTACCGTCCAGGCGGCCCCGAACTTCGAATCCCTCATGGTGCCTTCGGCGGCAATGGGTCGCGACATCCCGGTGGCCTTTATGGGCGGCGGACCGCACGCGGTGTATCTCCTGGACGCGTTCAACGCCGCACCGGGTGTGAGCAACTGGGTCACGGCCGGTAACGCCATGAATACACTTGCGGGCAAGGGAATCTCAGTCGTCGCACCCGCCGACGGCGCCTACAGCATGTACACCGATTGGGACCAGGACCGCGGCAAGCAGTGGGATACCTTCTTGTCGAGCGAGCTCCCGGATTGGTTGGCCGCCAACAAAGGATTGGCGCCGGGCGGGCACGGCGCCGTCGGTGCCGCACAAGGCGGTTACGCCGCGTTAGCGCTCGCCACCTTCCATCCCGACCGATTTCGTTACGCGGGATCGCTGTCGGGCGTGCTCACTCCCGAACGGACCGGGGTCAACGGTGCCATCACCAACGTTCTGAAGAATGAAGGCGGCGTCGATCCGGTGAACATGTGGGGGGCGCCCCAGTTCGGCCGTTGGCAATGGCATTCCCCGAATGTGCACGTGGTGCGACTGGTCGACCAGAACACCCGACTGTGGGTGTTCAGCCCGGCCGCCGGCAGCCCCAGCGACGGTGGCGCGGTCGGCGCGTTCCCGGATATCTGGCAGAGCACCTGCCGCGACTTTTACGCAAGCTACCGCGCCGCCGGCGGACACAATGGCCACTTCGATTTGGGAGCCGGGGGCGGCAACGATTGGGGCACGTGGAGCCAGCAGCTCGGCGCATTGTCGGGTGACCTGGCCTCGAACATCAGATAA
- a CDS encoding LLM class flavin-dependent oxidoreductase → MTLFAHSRVGVSLPMLNQPYERYPEFAALAEDAGFDSVWDYEFYRNPFITHALNARATSRIQLGTGIATAAPRTPYEMANAAADVDELSNGRTLLGLGTGGAGWMECFNGTEIDRPLKRIREYVHVVRQLWRHFETDEPFDFQGEIYRASSPPLNPWGTRDLVRPQIPIYLAGLRPGMLRLAGEVADGVFGFLPTPSFVQQHVLPNVAAGAAKAGRDPSDIDVTALVICSVSRDRDEALRRARINVGNYVAYPVSSVVVEFMGLQEERDYVLRRLLEDGPAALATAASDALLQAFSVAGTPDEVAGQLAAYDGVLPHIVLHTPYVPPIDQESSEDAFRSMVQAFARINA, encoded by the coding sequence ATGACGCTATTCGCCCACAGTCGCGTCGGAGTATCGCTGCCGATGCTCAATCAGCCCTACGAGCGCTACCCCGAATTCGCCGCGCTGGCCGAGGATGCGGGCTTCGATTCGGTCTGGGACTACGAGTTCTACCGAAACCCGTTTATTACTCATGCGCTCAACGCGCGGGCGACGTCGCGGATTCAGTTGGGCACCGGGATCGCGACCGCTGCACCGCGCACCCCCTACGAGATGGCCAATGCCGCAGCGGATGTCGACGAGCTGTCCAACGGGCGAACGCTGTTGGGTCTGGGCACCGGCGGCGCCGGTTGGATGGAATGCTTCAACGGTACGGAGATCGACCGCCCGCTCAAGCGCATTCGCGAATACGTTCATGTGGTGCGCCAACTTTGGCGGCACTTCGAGACGGACGAACCGTTCGACTTTCAGGGCGAGATCTACCGCGCATCCAGCCCGCCGCTCAACCCCTGGGGCACCCGTGATCTGGTGCGCCCGCAGATCCCGATTTATCTGGCGGGATTGAGGCCGGGGATGCTTCGGTTGGCCGGTGAAGTGGCAGACGGGGTGTTCGGATTCCTGCCTACACCGTCGTTTGTCCAACAGCATGTTCTGCCCAATGTCGCTGCGGGCGCCGCGAAGGCCGGTCGAGACCCGTCGGACATCGACGTCACCGCGCTGGTGATTTGCAGCGTGTCGCGCGATCGCGACGAAGCGCTGCGCCGGGCCCGCATCAACGTCGGCAACTATGTCGCCTATCCGGTGAGTTCTGTCGTCGTCGAGTTCATGGGACTGCAGGAGGAGCGCGACTATGTGCTGCGCCGGCTCCTCGAGGACGGACCCGCCGCGCTGGCGACTGCGGCATCCGACGCGTTGCTGCAAGCATTTTCGGTCGCCGGTACCCCCGACGAGGTGGCCGGTCAACTCGCCGCTTATGACGGCGTGCTGCCGCACATCGTCTTGCACACGCCGTACGTGCCGCCGATCGATCAGGAGTCAAGCGAGGACGCGTTCCGGTCGATGGTGCAGGCATTCGCGCGGATCAATGCCTGA
- a CDS encoding aminoglycoside phosphotransferase family protein, with product MSVQARLARATLATRIAYHVANERITNPRPVTLREVPPTPEHLTDEWLTLALCRGTPGAKVLGHSLGPRSDGTSSRRTLRVEFDDVGREAGLNEWLFTKSGPGFMTRLVSAAVGLGEIEASFYAQLRAELPIEAPATRYSAYDPATSRQLLIIDDVSRTREAHFGTILTRQLDRAQAGQLIDTLAALHAPFWGTALHRRFGHWLLDSHEWMARLNITINAPKRILVGFSRAREVIPTKLFRRRKEVPDALMRSLKINIEGPQTLLHGDVHPGNWYVTGDNQMGLYDWQCAVRGGAARDVAYALATHLTVEDRRAWERDLLARYFDRLTAAGCRVPTAGAAFLAYRQQMFHAMFMWLVTIGRYRLQPEMQPRDVTLESVRRTCQAAADLDSLDAITGRNRDRVVMGS from the coding sequence GTGTCCGTTCAAGCTCGCCTGGCACGTGCCACACTCGCGACTCGGATCGCTTACCACGTCGCCAACGAGCGCATCACGAATCCGCGTCCCGTCACGCTGCGGGAGGTTCCGCCGACGCCGGAGCACCTCACCGACGAATGGCTGACGCTGGCCCTGTGCCGGGGAACCCCGGGTGCGAAAGTTCTGGGCCACAGCCTCGGTCCACGCAGCGACGGAACCTCGTCGCGACGAACGTTGCGGGTGGAGTTCGACGACGTCGGTCGCGAGGCCGGTCTCAACGAATGGCTTTTCACCAAGTCCGGGCCTGGATTCATGACGCGGCTGGTGTCGGCGGCGGTGGGGCTGGGCGAGATCGAGGCATCGTTCTACGCTCAGCTGCGCGCCGAACTCCCGATCGAGGCTCCGGCCACTCGGTACTCGGCGTACGACCCCGCGACCAGTCGTCAGCTGCTGATCATCGACGACGTATCGCGCACCAGGGAAGCGCATTTCGGCACGATCCTCACGCGCCAGCTCGACCGCGCACAGGCCGGGCAGCTGATCGACACGCTGGCTGCGCTCCACGCCCCATTCTGGGGCACTGCGCTGCACCGGCGTTTCGGCCACTGGCTGCTCGACTCGCATGAGTGGATGGCGCGGTTGAACATCACCATCAATGCTCCCAAGCGGATCCTGGTGGGCTTTTCACGTGCGCGAGAGGTGATACCCACCAAGCTCTTTCGCCGCCGCAAAGAAGTACCGGACGCACTGATGAGATCGCTGAAGATCAATATCGAGGGCCCGCAAACCTTGCTGCACGGCGACGTGCATCCCGGAAACTGGTATGTGACAGGCGATAACCAAATGGGCCTGTACGACTGGCAGTGTGCGGTGCGCGGGGGAGCGGCCCGTGACGTCGCCTACGCGTTAGCCACGCATCTGACCGTGGAGGACCGCCGCGCGTGGGAGCGAGACTTGCTCGCCCGTTATTTCGATCGGCTGACCGCGGCAGGCTGCCGAGTTCCCACCGCCGGGGCCGCATTCCTGGCGTATCGGCAACAGATGTTCCACGCCATGTTCATGTGGTTGGTCACCATTGGGCGTTACCGGTTGCAGCCCGAGATGCAGCCGAGGGACGTCACGCTGGAGAGTGTGCGCCGAACCTGCCAGGCGGCAGCGGATCTCGATTCATTGGACGCAATCACCGGGCGCAATCGCGATCGGGTGGTAATGGGCAGTTGA
- a CDS encoding LLM class flavin-dependent oxidoreductase, whose translation MSRSVEVGVNYWPSRYLPPQAGAEFASQLEATGVVDWFQTWDQLVSFLPQALWRPDVTPMARLTADCDSYYNAAMVAVLAANATTRLNITTTLDAVRNGPAELLQQMLTLAAATPATVALQFAAGELKQCKPFGWKRSQGLARMEDIFVIVRKMLASDGLIDHEGKHWTYDGAWIGSHFPKIPKLWALGGGPQLIDIATSHADGFISMVPSAFASPDQWASQVDEIRAQLERKGRDPQAFTCGFWPFVLLYQNDDQRERLVNNPITKWMTAAFGRLHHGAWKGEGIDLIFPEDWHYALRMLPHQMSRAEVDDVVARVTPEMIEKSWLMGTPEEVAAQLRPWVDAGADYIAPSDLAPSIMEPEEQPEVLAAMIELCAQLRVGSGATVAT comes from the coding sequence ATGTCCAGAAGTGTTGAAGTAGGCGTGAACTACTGGCCGAGCCGGTACTTGCCGCCACAGGCCGGTGCGGAGTTCGCCAGCCAGCTGGAAGCCACCGGCGTCGTGGATTGGTTCCAGACCTGGGATCAGCTGGTGAGCTTCCTTCCTCAGGCGCTGTGGCGACCTGACGTCACGCCGATGGCCCGGCTCACCGCCGACTGCGATTCCTACTACAACGCCGCCATGGTGGCGGTGCTGGCCGCGAACGCAACCACTCGGTTGAACATCACCACGACGCTGGACGCGGTTCGCAACGGTCCGGCCGAATTGTTGCAGCAGATGTTGACGTTGGCCGCGGCGACCCCCGCCACCGTGGCACTGCAGTTTGCGGCCGGTGAGCTCAAGCAGTGTAAGCCGTTCGGGTGGAAGCGATCTCAGGGCCTGGCCCGCATGGAGGACATCTTTGTGATCGTCCGCAAGATGCTCGCATCCGACGGTCTCATCGACCACGAGGGCAAACACTGGACCTACGACGGCGCCTGGATCGGCAGCCACTTCCCCAAAATTCCCAAGCTCTGGGCGCTTGGCGGCGGCCCGCAGTTGATCGATATTGCGACATCCCATGCCGACGGGTTCATCAGCATGGTCCCGAGCGCATTCGCCAGCCCCGACCAGTGGGCGTCGCAAGTGGACGAAATCCGCGCCCAACTCGAGCGCAAGGGCCGTGATCCGCAGGCATTCACCTGTGGCTTCTGGCCGTTCGTCCTGCTTTACCAGAACGACGATCAGCGCGAACGCCTCGTGAACAACCCCATCACCAAGTGGATGACGGCTGCATTCGGGCGGCTTCACCACGGCGCGTGGAAAGGCGAAGGAATCGATCTCATCTTCCCCGAGGATTGGCATTACGCCCTACGGATGCTGCCGCATCAAATGAGCCGGGCCGAGGTCGACGACGTGGTAGCCCGCGTGACACCGGAGATGATCGAAAAGTCCTGGCTGATGGGAACACCGGAGGAAGTCGCCGCGCAGTTACGGCCATGGGTAGATGCCGGCGCGGACTACATCGCGCCCAGCGACCTGGCACCGTCGATCATGGAGCCTGAGGAACAGCCGGAGGTTCTGGCGGCGATGATCGAACTCTGCGCCCAGCTGCGTGTCGGCAGCGGCGCGACGGTCGCAACGTAG